One segment of Hippopotamus amphibius kiboko isolate mHipAmp2 chromosome 4, mHipAmp2.hap2, whole genome shotgun sequence DNA contains the following:
- the ATXN3 gene encoding ataxin-3 isoform X5, with protein sequence MIRVQQMHRPKLIGEELAQLKEQRVQKTDLERVLEANDGSGMLDEDEEDLQRALALSRQEIDMEDEEADLRRAIQLSMQGTSRNICQDIPQPSGTHLTSEELRKRREAYFEKQQQQQQEQQQQQDPPGQLTHPCEKPTASSGALDSDLGDAVSEEDMLQAAVTMSLETVRSNFKTEGKK encoded by the exons ATGATCAGGGTCCAACAGATGCATCGACCAAAACTTATTGGAGAAGAATTAGCACAACTCAAAGAACAGAG AGTCCAGAAAACAGATCTAGAACGCGTCTTAGAAGCAAATGATGGTTCAGGAATGTTAGATGAAGATGAGGAGGATTTGCAGAGGGCTCTGGCACTAAGTCGGCAAGAAATCGACATGGAAGATGAAGAAGCAGATCTCCGCAGGGCCATTCAGCTCAGTATGCAAG gtACTTCCAGAAATATATGTCAAGATATTCCACAGCCTTCAGGTACACATCTTACTTCAGAAGAGCTGCGAAAGAGAAGAGAAGCCTACTTTGAAAA gcagcagcagcagcagcaagagcagcagcagcagcaggatcCACCAGGACAGCTCACGCATCCGTGTGAAAAGCCGACCGCAAGTTCAGGAGCACTTGACAGTGACCTAG GTGATGCTGTGAGTGAGGAAGACATGCTTCAGGCAGCTGTGACCATGTCTTTAGAAACTGTTAGAAGTAATttcaaaacagaaggaaaaaaataa